Genomic window (Granulicella arctica):
CCTGATCTATCACCATTTTGCCAGTAAGGAAGAGATCATCCAGGCACTGTACGAGCGGATTTATACGCTTAAGATAGCCAGCTTTCTCGATGGGTTCAGCCCTCAAATGGACCCACAGCAAGCCTTCGTCCAAGGATGCGAAAGGATGTACCTCTTCTATCGCAAGCACCAGAAGGAGATGCGCTTCCTGGAGCAATACAAGAACGCTGGGTTTGCATGCCAACCTGAACTCAATGCCTCCGACACCCGGATCACAGCATTTATGCAGCGTTACTCCAGCCACTCCAAAGGGGGCGTTTTAAACGAATGGCCCGCTGACGTGATGCAGGAAATTACCATCGGCCTTATCGAGCGCCTCGCCCGACTGCCCCGCAAGCTATCCTCCGCCGTCCTGCGGGAGATCGCTGAAAGTTTATGGACGCAGGTCAAAGCAATCTAAAACAGAGTGAACGTTCGGTCTGCTGTGTATACTCGTGACTATGAACGAAGATCTCGTACTCGTCACTGGCGGCTCCGGATTTGTGGGCGCCCACTGTATCGACCAACTACTTCGCGCAGGTTACCGTGTACGCACCACTATCCGTTCCTTAAAGCGTGAAGCCGATGTTCGGGGGATGCTGAACGTTGCCGGGTCCCCGCGTCAGGATGCTCTCTCCTTCGTTGCAGCGGATCTTTCCGGTGACGCTGGATGGACTGATGCCGTAGCCGGCTGCCGCTTCGTCCTCCACGTCGCCTCGCCTTTCCCGGCCAAGGCACCGAAGCACGAAGACGAGCTCATCATTCCTGCGCGCGAGGGTACTCTGCGCATTCTCCGCGCTGCACGCGACGCTGGTGTTGAGAGAGTTGTTCTCACGTCTTCCTTTGTCGCCATTGGTTACGGTCAGAAGCCGCGCACTGCACCCTTCGATGAGCGCGACTGGACCGATCTGAAAGGTTCTGGCCTTACGGCTTACGCCAAGTCGAAGACCATCGCTGAGCATGCGGCCTGGGACTTCATCGCAAGCGAAGGCAACGGCCTTGAACTCTCCGTCATTAACCCCGTCGGCATCTTCGGTCCGGCACTTGGCCCCGACTACGCGACTTCAGTCGAGATCGTGCAGCGTTTTCTCGATGGAGCCGTTCCCGTCTGTCCACGCATCTCGTTTGGCGGCGTAGACGTTCGTGACGTAGCCGACCTCCATATCCGGGCGATGACCAGCCCGGCCGCCAAGGGCGAACGCTTTCTTGCCGTGGCTGGAGATGTCATCAAGCTGATCGACGTGGCCATGATTCTGAAGAAACGCCTTGGCCCCATCGCCCGTCGCGTCCCGACCCGCGAGATGCCAGACTGGCTCGTACGTCTGCTGGCCAGATTCATGCCCGACCTGCGACTCATCGCACCCGAACTCGGTAACGTCCGCAACCTCACGAACGCCAAGGCAAAGCGTATCCTCAACTGGACACCACGCTCCAACGAAGACTGCATTGTGGCAACAGCGGAGAGTCTCCAGCGGCTTGGCCTTCTAAAGGCATAGTATGCAGTGCCGATGGCAAACGCGACGGTCACCCTTTGCGGCAGTGCCTGCAGAGGGCGGGGCATCGGGGATCGCCTGCGGCCCTTGAGTGTGAGGTAGGGAAGCATTTACTCCGGCAGAAGGCCTGCTGTGCGATAGCTCTTGATTACGGCGTCGAAGAGGGCTATGTCGGATCGACTTCTTGCCATAAGCTGAGCACCGGCCACGGCGGCGTAGATGGCGCGGGCGCGTGGCTCAATCTGCTTGCCGGTCACCACATTTGCTGCCGACAGAACTTTACTCAGCCAGGCGACGTTGACGTCAGCGAAGGTCTGGACCTCTTTCCTTACCTCTTCCGGCAGATCGTCATATTCGGCGGCCATGAAGCCGCTCAGGCACATCCGATTCTCATTCTCAAGCGCCCAACGAAACGTCTCAGGGTATCGCCGCAGGGCAAGAACTGGGGTCGAGGCTTTTGTAAGGAGAGCCTCCAGGGCGGCCGCGTGGTCCTCCCAATAGCGTTTGGCGACGGCCTCAGCGAGGACGGCCTTGCTGGGGAAGTGGTGATAGATGCTCGCGGCCCGGATGCCGACCAACTCTGCGAGGTCGCGAAAGTTCAGTCCGTTATAGCCATGTGCCTGCGCAACCAGTTTGGCGGCTGCCAGGATTTTCTCTCTTGAGTCCGTACTCACACTGTCGCCCCGCTGACCGATGTCCCACTAAGAGGTCTGAAGAAATATTATTCCAATTAAGTGAATCTACCAAGTGGCAGGTAGTATCTATTCAGCATACCTACCAAGTGGCAGGTAGTAAGTTTGCAAGGTGCCCTTAGTATTTGGCTGAGTCTGCTTTCTGGGTCCAGTCGTTCTCTTCAGACCTTCTCAACCATGCAGGATCCAAAGGAGATTTTTATGCCATTCGCCCGTATCGATCTGATTAAAGGAAAGACCGCTGAGTATCGTGCCACTGTTGCCGACATTGTTTACAAGGGCATCGTCGATGTGCTGAAGGCTCCGGATGGTGACCGCTTCATCGTCATCAACGAGCATTCCCCCGACAATCTGATTTACGATCCGAAGTTTCTCGGATGGGATCGGTCGCCAGATTTTCTCTTGATCCAGGTAACCAGTACTGTCGGGAACAATAAGGAATCCAAGCTTGCGTTCTTCCGGTACATCGCTGACGAGCTTAAGAGCAAGCTCTCCGTCCGCCCGGATGACGTGATGATCAACATGGTCTTCGTCGACCGCTCGGATTGGTCGTTCGGCAACGGAGAACCTTGGTAATCGATCGCCTCACTCGGCAGGTTCCACGTTATGCAGATTCAGTCGGTCGCCTCGTTAGCCGAGGCGATCGACTGGCAATGTCTGCTTTGAGGAAGCCTCAGCTTCCTTTCGGGAATGACAACTACAGAAGCAATGCAAAGGCAGGTGCCTAGGCGGCGGCGAAGGGGTCTTCGAGGGAAGGGCTTTGGGGGGTGAACATCTTGCCGCCGTCGGGGGTGACGTACCAGTCGTCTTCGAGACGGACGCCGAACTCGCCCTTGATGTAGAGGCCGGGCTCGTCGGAGAAGGTCATGCCGGCTTCGAGGGGTTGGGTGTTGCCGCGGACGAGGTAGGGCCACTCGTGCATGTCCATGCCGATGCCGTGGCCGACGCGGTGGGTGAAGTGGGCGTAGTCCGGCCCGAAGCCTGCGTCGGTGATGACCTTGCGGGCGGCTGCGTCGATGGCCTGGCACTGGACGCCGGGGCGGGCGGCGGCTAATGCGGCGGCCTGCGCTTTGTGGACGATGTCGAAGACTTTCTTCTGCTTGTCAGTGGCTTTGCCGAGGACGAAGGAGCGAGAGATGTCGGACTGGTAGCCCTCGACGAAGCAGCCGTCGTCGATGAGGATGATCTCTCCTTCTTTGATGGTTTGGGGTTGGACTGAACCGTGCGGCAGGGCGGAGTATTCGCCGATCTGGCAGCTTGCCTCGCCCTGGACGCCGACGCGCGCGTAGGCTGCGTTGATGAGGTCGACGAACTGGCGGTTGGTCATGCCGGGCTGGGCGGACTTGAAGGCAGCCTCGTAGACCGAGAGGGTGATGTTGTTGGCGATCTGCATGAGGGCCAATTCATGGGCGGTCTTGATGCTGCGGCAACCGGAGACGACGGGGATGGCACTGACGATTTTGAGCGCGGGGCAGGCCTCGCCGATGCGCTGGGCGAAGACGAACTGGACGCGCTCCTCGATGCCGAGGGAGCCGGTCGCGACGCCGGACTCGCGGAGGGCTTTGGCGGTGAGGGCGTAGGGATCTTCATCCTCGTTCCAGGTGTAGATCTTGGTGGTGGCGCCGTCGGGGACGTCGGTAAGGCGCTCGCGGACGCGGTCCTCCTCGAAGACGGGGCAGACGATGAACGGTGCGCCGGTGGCGGGGAGGATGAAGGCGAAGAGGCGCTCGGACTGACCCCAGCGGATGCCGGTGAAGTAGACGAGCGAGGTGCCCCCGGTGATGCAGATGGCGCCGGTCTTGTGTTCGTGCATGAGCTGGCGGGCGCGGTCGAAGCGCTGCTGGCGCTCGGCGAGGGTGATGGGCTGGCCTTCGCCGCGACGGCTTTTGAGGGCGGCGATGGCGGGCGGGAGTGGCGTGGCCGATGAAGAGGGTGTGGGGCGCTGGGCTTCAAGGGCGGCGGCGGGGATGGCGGCAACTGCGGCGGAGGCGAGAAGGAAGCGACGGCGGTCGAGCAGAGGAGTCATCGGGCTCTTTCGGATGTTGCTGGAGTGACGGGAATGTTGCAATTGTAGCGGCTGCTCTCCGTTATTGGAGTGGTGCTAGAGTTTTTGGAAGAGCTTACGCGGCATCACGGGACAAGAAAGAGGAATCATGATCACGACGGTTCAGCAGCATATCCAGCAGCAGCAGGCGGATATTACGGCGGCGAGTGGGACGTTCAGTCTCCTGCTTGGCGGTATTACGCTGGCGAGCAAGATGATCGAAGCGAAGATCCGCTCGGCTGGTCTGAGTGATGTGCTGGGTGCATTTGGGCAGACGAATGTGCAGGGTGAGGCGCAGCAGAAGCTGGATGTCTTCGCCAATGAGGCGCTGCTGCACTGCCTTGGCGTGCGCGATATGGTGGCCGCGCTGGTGAGCGAAGAGGACGAGGAGCCGGTGACGTTTGCCCGCAGCAGCGAGAACGGGAAGTACATCGTCGTGTTTGACCCGCTGGACGGGTCTTCGAATATCGATGTGAATGTGAATGTCGGGACGATCTTCAGCATCCTCAAGCGACAGCCGGAGGGTGACCTGGATGCGTCGATTCTGCAGCCGGGGTTCAAGCAGGTTGCGGCGGGGTATGTGGTCTATGGGCCGTCGACGGTGCTGGTCTATACGACGGGAAATGGTGTGCACAGCTTTACGCTCGATCCGACGATTGGCGCGTTTGTGCTGACGACGGAGCGGATGCAGATGCCGCAGCAGGGGCCGTACTACAGCACCAACGAGGCGAATGCGGCGCAGTGGCCTGCGGAGTATCGGAGCTACGTCGACTTGTTGCGAGGTGGGAGCGAGGGGGCTTACAGCTCGCGGTATATCGGGTCGCTTGTGGCGGATTTTCACCGGACGCTGCTCAAGGGTGGGATCTTCTTATATCCGCCTACGGCAAAGCAGCCGGGGGGTAAGCTGCGGTTGCTGTATGAGGCGAATCCGCTGGCGTTTATCGCGGAGCAGGCGGGTGGGAAGGCGAGCAGCGGGGCGGGGCGGATTCTCGACATCAAGCCGGAGGGGATTCACCAACGGACGCCATTTATGGTGGGCAGCGCGCGGGAGATGGAGCTTCTGGAACAGGTGCTGGCGCGGTGATGGAGTTTGCGGCAGAGGTGGTGGATATACGGCTGGAGTCGCGGGTGGGCGCACGGCATCGGTGGCAGATGCTGCTGAGCGTTACGTCTTTTTCGGAGACGGCGAGTACGGGGCGGCTTGATGCGGTGGCTCCGAGTGGAGCGCGACTTGAGGTGCCGGTGCTGGGGGTTGTGGTGGAAGATGGCGAGGTTTGGCATGTGGTCGAAAAACCACTGGCGGCAGGGACTTCGGTGACGGGGTGGATTGCGGATTTGGACGAGGAACACGCAGGTTCGCTTCGGGAATGACAGCGGCAGGGCGGTACGTTTGGTTGAGTGGGAGCGGTTTGTGCTGCTACACTCAGAGTGTTCATTTCCGTGGCGCTTCGTGGGCGAGATGGCTTCGCGGCGAGTGCATGGTGTGGGGCTGTAGCTCAGTTGGGAGAGCGCGTCGTTCGCAACGACGAGGTCAACGGTTCGATCCCGTTCAGCTCCACCAATCAGTCTGCTGTACTTAATATCTCCGTTTAATTTATCGGCCAGTTTGCCGCCTTGCGGGCTAAGTTCGGGCATTCGGGGACGCATTCCCTGAAAGACTTGCCAAATGCTCAACTACGCTACGTTTGCAAACTCAAGGCGGCGACCACATCCCAAAACCAAAACCGGTGTTCCTCGACAAACGATCGGTCGTACAGAACATGTCCCAGCCTACGTACCGCAAGGCGCAAACTCCCTCAACATTGGGAGAACGCACCCCCGACAGATTGTAGGAGCTGTACATGATGTCCATGATGGTCAAAGGAGTCGAACCGCTATCGTTGGTGAAGGATTGCGCATTTCCGGCGACATGATGCCATCGAGAGCAGATTCCTTCCTGTTTGGCGCCTGTTCATTCCTTATTCGTATCTGAATCCTACGAAATCGAGCAGACGAGCAGCGTCATATCGTCGTGTTGTGGTGCGCCGCCTGTGAACATATCTGCGGTCCTGAAGATGCAGTCGAGCAGCGAGGACGCAGGTTTTGATTTGCCTGGCCTGCAAAGAAATTGCTGAGCGCAGGACATCATCCGCTTCTCGCCCCATTCCTCTTCGTCATGGGTCATTGCTTCTGAAATGCCATCAGTGTACGCAAACAAAGTATCCCCGACGCAGAGTTGAATCGTAACTTGCTGGTACTCTGCATCGGGCATCAAACCAATGACCATGCCAGTCGGCTCGAGAGCTATCGTGACATCTCCTCGCAAGAGGATCGGCGGATTATGCCCTGCATTCACATACGTCAGCAAGCGGGTCGCGGGGTCATACTCTGCGTAGAAGAAGGTTGCGTAGCGGCTATCGGTGGAAGAATCAAAGACAAGTCGGTTGACGCTCCGCATCAGCATGGTCAGGTCAGCAGAATCGCTCTCCGCCTGCAATGCAGCTATGCTGCGCAAGCTTGCTCGCAGGCTTGCCATCAGCAGCGCCGCCGAGATTCCCTTCCCTGAAATATCGCCGATGGCAATTGCCAGCCGAGGTTGCGCTTGGACTCTCGGGGGCAGCAGGAAGAAGTCGTAGTAGTCACCACCGACGGCTTGAGCTGGCCTACAGTGGCCTGCAAGATCGATTCCGGCCACATGAGGATAGACCTGAGGAAAGAGACGCTGCTGTACCTCTCGCGCGATCTCGATTTCGCGAGAGATACGTTCCCGCTGTGAGATCTCCACGGTCAGGTTTTCGAGAAGCTCAGCATTCTCGAGTGCCAGCCCCGTCTGCGACGCTACAGTTTGCAGGAGCTGCCGGTCGGTCCGCGAGTAAGGCTCTTCCGAACTCTTCGGACCGAGCGCCATGACCCCGATGAGACGGTTTCGGCCAGGGAGTGGAACAAGTAGCTCCGTCGAAAGGTCCGCAAGCGCAGAGCGCTCCTCATCTGTGGCGTCCACCAGCCAACTTGAGGGATCATCACGATAGACAATGGCAGGGCTCTTACTACGAGCCAACGCCGAAATCGTTGCCGAATTCGCAGTGAGTGACAGTGTCTTGCCGGGCGGCCTCGCGCAGCCCGTGGCAAGAGCGAGTTCAAACGTGTCGCCGACGCGTAAGAACACTGCGATTCGTTCAATATGCAGTGTGCTGCCGATGCGCGAGGAGATGGTGTCAATCAGCGGTCCTACCTCGGTAAAGCTACGGGCTTCATCGGAAAGTTCCGATAACAATTGCTCCGTGGAATACGCTTCGCGAAAGAATCGCCGATCGATTCTCTGCTGGAGTCGCTTTGAGAGTACGAAGCGAAAGCCCAGGAAGACCCCTGCAAGTGCGGCGATTCGCATCTGGTCCGCGGCGCGGTGCTGACCCGGCGAAGTGAAGTACCGATTTATGAAATAGGACATCCATGTGGCTAACAAGATGCTTACGACTAGAACTGTGTTGCGCGCAAAAAAATACTTCGTACCCTGGCGAATAAGAATCCGCACGTCCATGGCACGCTGCACGATGACTACATAGGCAAGAGTCAGAGGGAAAAGTACAAATACTGCAAGTGCTCCGCCATAGAGCCAGCGTGGAAAGGTTTCATCGATCTGCGAACCGTGAACGAGGGCGTACAGCAGGAGCAGTCCGATCGGTGTGTTTGCAACGGCAGACCCGAAGTAAAGCACCCGCAAGCGTCGCCTTGCATCCGGGTTTGTATTGAGTCCAATTTTGCGTGCAACAGACGCGAAGAAGGTGCCAATGGCAATGAAGATCAGAGTGGTCTCAGCCCAGGTGATGAGTCCGATCCACGAAGCCAGCCACGAGATTGCATGGAAGCTGAAGACGAAGCCAACACTAAACAGGAGGTCCAGTGGAAACAGCAGAAGAAGTGGACCCAAAATCAGCCACTTAATCCATGGCGCGCGCTTGTCCCAATCCGCTCTTTCTGGAAAATAGATTCCGAACAGCATGATGCAAATCGGGCCGGCGATGCTGATCACATCCGCCCAGACAGGGTTGATGTAGAGCGCTATTCCCGGCCAATAGACAGGCGGAAAGAATAACGAGGGAAAGTAAGCGAAGATGCCGAACAGCAACCATGCATTGCCGTTGCGCGGCTTTGCGATGACGACCCAACACCCCAGTGTAAGAAAACAGATTGGAAAGAGAATGCGCAGTAGAAGATCCTGCGTCACGATGTGAAACCACGTCAATCGATTCCCTGTGTCGGCTGCAACAAGTGAAAGTAGTGCAGTTCGAGGCATTCCGTCTTGCGCAAGATACCCTACGGTAAGCTGGTCACCTGGATGCCTGTTGCGAAGTTCCTCGATCAGCACCCGCATCCCGGTGAACGAGCGTCCGTTGACCGAGACCACGGGCGATCCCAAGGTTAGACCGGCTGATTTTGCTTCAGGGCTGAGGGTGACAACGCGATTCAGTTGAAGCCCGAAGTTAGCCGGGAATTGAACTATCGTTGTGCCATGAAAAACCTGTTCCCATGTAGCAGTTACACCATGAAACGTGTAGATCAGTGAAAGGAGCATGACGATCGTCAGCAGTGCGTATTGGATCCACGCCGACCTCGCTGATCGATCTAACTTCTGGACCTTGAACATGGGCGTTGAGGAATGGTAGCAGAGGGCAAAAATCAGATATCTATCGGTTTACCATGAGTTGCGGCGTTCAAAGTGCCGGGTATTAGAGCTCAAGAACCACCTTTCCTTTGCTGCCTCTGCCAACTGCGTCGTAAGCAGCAGCTATATCTTTTCCGAACCGCTGTTCGGCCAGCAGCGGCTTGAGTTGACCCTGCTCTGCGAACTTAGCTGATTGTTGGAGAATGTGTCCGTGATTAGCGCGACCGGAGCCTGATAAGAGCGGCAGCAGCGTGAATACGCCAGAGTATGTTGCTGCGCGAAACGACAGTGGTGCGAGCGCATGCGTTCCCCAGCCGAGACAACTGACGACGTGGCCGGTGTAACGTTTGACTGCGAGGAATGATGCATCGAGCACCGGACCACCGAGCGTGTCATATACGATGTCGAAACCTTCGCCACTCGTGTGCTCAGCAACATAGTCGTTTACCGATGCATTTCTGTCGATTGCGATTGCACCGAGCGCTTCAATAATGGAACGTTTGTCGTCGGACACAGTGGTAAATACTTTTGCTCCTCGCGCAAGAGCGATCTGCACTGCGGCGTAGCCTACGCCACCTGCGCCAGCATGGATGAGAACGTTTTGCCCGGCGTGAACGTTCGCGCGATCGATAAGACCTTCCCATGCGGTGATGGTGACAAGCGGCATGGCCGCCGATTGCTGCATAGTGAGTGTTTTCGGTTTAAGAGCAAGCGACATGGCATCAGCGACGACGAACTCCGCGAGTGTTCCTTGCAAACCTCCAACACCACCAACCATGCCGAAGACTTCGTCGCCGGGCTGAAAACCAGTAACGGCGTCACCGACTTCGGCCACCACGCCAGCCATATCGAGACCGAGCACGGCTGGAAGTGGCTGCCTGGCATGGCCGCCTTCGCCGGCGCGAATCTTTATATCGAGCGGGTTGACGCCGCTTGCGAGAATCTTCACCAGCACCTGACCGCTAGACGGCTGCGGCGTTGGGACCTTTACTTCGCGAAAGGCGCTGTTCGGGCTCTCTACAACATATGTCTTCATGTCTTCCTCTGTGTCGGCTCTTGCAAGGTCGCAGTCTCTGGCCTGCGTTTAGTTTCTTTATAAAGAATCGATGAAGTCCGGCAGAGGCAATAGATCATGACCGGTCGAATCGGCTACAGCGCCGAGTTGTTCGGGTGGCGTATCGAGTCTGTTGACCCAGTACGTCGGATAGCCGAACGCTTTTGCGCCTGCAGCGTCCCAGCCGCCGAACGCGACGAAAGCAATCTGATGCTTCTGCAAGTGAAAGGCCTGTATGGCCATATTGTATGTGTTGGGCTCAGGCTTAAATGCCTGTACCCGATCGGTGCTGAGTTGAAACTCAAACACCTTTTCGAGACTGGAACCTCTGACGCAGGATTGCATCATTGAAACCGTCATATTCGAAAGGAGCGCCAGACGAAGGCCGCGCTTCTGAAGCATTACGATCGCATCAGCCACGTCGGGCCATGGCTTCAATTGCAGGAAAGCAGACATCAGTTGCTTGTTCTGTTCGTAATCCATACTTACCTTAGTTTGTTTCGACGCATAGTTGAGCGAGTCCTGCGTGACTTGCCAAAAGTTCACATACCGATGCATGGAGTTGCGCAGCCACGTGTATTCAAATTGTCGTGTGCGCCAATTGTTGCTTAGCTCCGACCCGCGGCCTGGGAAGAGTTGCTCTGCGAGCTGGAATACAGAACGGGAATCGAAGATTGCGAATGCATCGAATGCGACTGCCTTGATTGCCGAACGGTTCTGCGCCCGCAGGAAGCCAGGCGCGATTGCTGAGGTCGCCACCATTGCTGCAATGCTGAGGAACTGACGCCTGTTTGTCGCCGTTCGTGGGCCCATAGTATTGTTTCTCCTCTCTCACGTCTTTCCTCAGCGTTCATCCTGACAGGCTATTTGGCAGCAACGGTCGTCGGCATAGAAGAAAACAAGACGATCAGGCCTTCCATCAATGTGGGGTGCGTGAGAATGGCATCGCGCAAGGCCGTGTATGGCAGGTGGCCGATCATTGCGATCTGAACGGCAGACATGATCTCGCCTCCATCAACTCCAAAGACGGTAAAGCCGAGTATGCCGTCGTCCTCGGCTACCAGAGCCTTCATGAATCCGCGGGTTTCCGACAGGGTGCGTGTGCGAAGATCTGCGGCCATCGGGATTTTGAACAGGCGATAGGCGATGTTCTTTTTCTTTGCTTCTGTCTCACTCAGTCCGATGTGCGCCACTTCTGGATCGGTGAACAAGGCGAAGGGAACCTGTCTGCCGGTGGTGACGCGGTTACCACCGGCAAAGTTATCGCGGAGAATGCGGAAGTCGTCAAAGGCAATGTGGGTGAACTGCGGGCTGCCGGCGACTTCGCCATTCGCCCATACTCCCGGAGCTGTGGTTTCAAGCTTCTCGTTTACCTTGATGTGCCCGCTGGCAGTGAGTTCGACTCCTGCAAGCTCCAAGCCAATGCCATCGGTATTCGGAGTACGCCCTGTAGCGACGAGAATGTGGGTTGCTTCGATGGCTTTTGTTTGTCCGTCCTGCTTGTACGTGATGGTGACGGATTGACCCGATACACCAGAGACGCCTTCAACGGTCGCATTGAGCACAAGATCGACGCCTTCCTCACGAAAGAGCGTTTCAAGTCCGGCACTGACGTCCGGGTCTTCACGATGCAGCAGGTTTGCGTTTCGTTCGAGTATGGAGACTTTACTACCAAGGCGGCGCATGGCCTGTGCGAATTCAAGGCCGATGTACCCGCCGCCCAAAATAAGCAGATGCTGAGGGAGCGTATCGAGCTCGAGTGCTTCAACGTGCGTGAGAGGGTTGGCTGTAGCAAGGCCGGGAATATCTTCTACGGATGCTCGCGTGCCAGTACCAATGACGACCTTCTTGCCGTGCAACTGACGCCTGGTACCGTCCGGCAAGTCTACCTGCAGCAGTTGTGGGCCGATGAAGTAGCCTTGGCCAAGAATCAGCTCGACACCGGTAGTTTCGTAAACGCGAACGTGAATGTCGACGAGTTCTTTGACCATTTTGCGCTTGCGACCTGTAACGGCTGCCATGTCGATGGTGTAGCCCTTGCTTGCAATGCCGAATTCGGCGGCTCGCGCGAAGTACGACGCAACCTTGGCGCTATGGATAATGTTCTTGCTGGGAAGACAGGCGATGTTGGGGCAGGAACCGCCAATCCACTTGCGTTCGACCATGGCCACGCGTTGACCCTGCCTGGCAAGTGTCCAGGCGAGGAACTTCGATCCTTCGCCGCTGCCGATGACCACGAGGTCGTACTCTTCCGGAGTGACGTTCGATCCTGTGACTGTAGGTGTCATGCTTCCTCCTGTAATTACCATTCGTTGCTTGTCTTCGCGAGATCCATGTAGGGTTTGGTCCAGAGAGCGATTTGCATTTGGAGCGACCGCGTCCAGGCGAGGTGCATGCCCGCAACATCGTCATCGCTGTGACCTTTGCTGGCGAGGTAGGGCTTGATGGTGTCGATGAGGACAGCGGTGAACGCCACGACATCTCGGAACGGAACATGTGGGGTTGATGCTACCCCGTCTGATTGATTCTTCTTGACGCTCGTGTGCCGCAGCGCGATTTCCTGCTGATAGTTCAGCCAATCCCGATCGTAGGGTCGAAGGCACGTGTCCAGGATCCATTGCTCGAAGCGAAGGTTGCTTTTGGTAAGGTACTCGGGGTTGGGTTCGCCTTCCGGCGTGCGCGAGTGGCGCGCAAGATTCGGAATGCTGGCGATAATACCGCTGCGCCAGTGAGCGACAATTTGCTTTGTTTGTCCATCGAGGACTTCGCCGGC
Coding sequences:
- a CDS encoding TetR/AcrR family transcriptional regulator; protein product: MASKTKPSKRDAILDAMLDVVVERGFHEAPMSLIAERSGTSAGLIYHHFASKEEIIQALYERIYTLKIASFLDGFSPQMDPQQAFVQGCERMYLFYRKHQKEMRFLEQYKNAGFACQPELNASDTRITAFMQRYSSHSKGGVLNEWPADVMQEITIGLIERLARLPRKLSSAVLREIAESLWTQVKAI
- a CDS encoding SDR family oxidoreductase, whose product is MNEDLVLVTGGSGFVGAHCIDQLLRAGYRVRTTIRSLKREADVRGMLNVAGSPRQDALSFVAADLSGDAGWTDAVAGCRFVLHVASPFPAKAPKHEDELIIPAREGTLRILRAARDAGVERVVLTSSFVAIGYGQKPRTAPFDERDWTDLKGSGLTAYAKSKTIAEHAAWDFIASEGNGLELSVINPVGIFGPALGPDYATSVEIVQRFLDGAVPVCPRISFGGVDVRDVADLHIRAMTSPAAKGERFLAVAGDVIKLIDVAMILKKRLGPIARRVPTREMPDWLVRLLARFMPDLRLIAPELGNVRNLTNAKAKRILNWTPRSNEDCIVATAESLQRLGLLKA
- a CDS encoding TetR/AcrR family transcriptional regulator → MSTDSREKILAAAKLVAQAHGYNGLNFRDLAELVGIRAASIYHHFPSKAVLAEAVAKRYWEDHAAALEALLTKASTPVLALRRYPETFRWALENENRMCLSGFMAAEYDDLPEEVRKEVQTFADVNVAWLSKVLSAANVVTGKQIEPRARAIYAAVAGAQLMARSRSDIALFDAVIKSYRTAGLLPE
- a CDS encoding tautomerase family protein, which produces MPFARIDLIKGKTAEYRATVADIVYKGIVDVLKAPDGDRFIVINEHSPDNLIYDPKFLGWDRSPDFLLIQVTSTVGNNKESKLAFFRYIADELKSKLSVRPDDVMINMVFVDRSDWSFGNGEPW
- a CDS encoding M24 family metallopeptidase — protein: MTPLLDRRRFLLASAAVAAIPAAALEAQRPTPSSSATPLPPAIAALKSRRGEGQPITLAERQQRFDRARQLMHEHKTGAICITGGTSLVYFTGIRWGQSERLFAFILPATGAPFIVCPVFEEDRVRERLTDVPDGATTKIYTWNEDEDPYALTAKALRESGVATGSLGIEERVQFVFAQRIGEACPALKIVSAIPVVSGCRSIKTAHELALMQIANNITLSVYEAAFKSAQPGMTNRQFVDLINAAYARVGVQGEASCQIGEYSALPHGSVQPQTIKEGEIILIDDGCFVEGYQSDISRSFVLGKATDKQKKVFDIVHKAQAAALAAARPGVQCQAIDAAARKVITDAGFGPDYAHFTHRVGHGIGMDMHEWPYLVRGNTQPLEAGMTFSDEPGLYIKGEFGVRLEDDWYVTPDGGKMFTPQSPSLEDPFAAA
- the fbp gene encoding class 1 fructose-bisphosphatase codes for the protein MITTVQQHIQQQQADITAASGTFSLLLGGITLASKMIEAKIRSAGLSDVLGAFGQTNVQGEAQQKLDVFANEALLHCLGVRDMVAALVSEEDEEPVTFARSSENGKYIVVFDPLDGSSNIDVNVNVGTIFSILKRQPEGDLDASILQPGFKQVAAGYVVYGPSTVLVYTTGNGVHSFTLDPTIGAFVLTTERMQMPQQGPYYSTNEANAAQWPAEYRSYVDLLRGGSEGAYSSRYIGSLVADFHRTLLKGGIFLYPPTAKQPGGKLRLLYEANPLAFIAEQAGGKASSGAGRILDIKPEGIHQRTPFMVGSAREMELLEQVLAR
- a CDS encoding SpoIIE family protein phosphatase, which translates into the protein MLLSLIYTFHGVTATWEQVFHGTTIVQFPANFGLQLNRVVTLSPEAKSAGLTLGSPVVSVNGRSFTGMRVLIEELRNRHPGDQLTVGYLAQDGMPRTALLSLVAADTGNRLTWFHIVTQDLLLRILFPICFLTLGCWVVIAKPRNGNAWLLFGIFAYFPSLFFPPVYWPGIALYINPVWADVISIAGPICIMLFGIYFPERADWDKRAPWIKWLILGPLLLLFPLDLLFSVGFVFSFHAISWLASWIGLITWAETTLIFIAIGTFFASVARKIGLNTNPDARRRLRVLYFGSAVANTPIGLLLLYALVHGSQIDETFPRWLYGGALAVFVLFPLTLAYVVIVQRAMDVRILIRQGTKYFFARNTVLVVSILLATWMSYFINRYFTSPGQHRAADQMRIAALAGVFLGFRFVLSKRLQQRIDRRFFREAYSTEQLLSELSDEARSFTEVGPLIDTISSRIGSTLHIERIAVFLRVGDTFELALATGCARPPGKTLSLTANSATISALARSKSPAIVYRDDPSSWLVDATDEERSALADLSTELLVPLPGRNRLIGVMALGPKSSEEPYSRTDRQLLQTVASQTGLALENAELLENLTVEISQRERISREIEIAREVQQRLFPQVYPHVAGIDLAGHCRPAQAVGGDYYDFFLLPPRVQAQPRLAIAIGDISGKGISAALLMASLRASLRSIAALQAESDSADLTMLMRSVNRLVFDSSTDSRYATFFYAEYDPATRLLTYVNAGHNPPILLRGDVTIALEPTGMVIGLMPDAEYQQVTIQLCVGDTLFAYTDGISEAMTHDEEEWGEKRMMSCAQQFLCRPGKSKPASSLLDCIFRTADMFTGGAPQHDDMTLLVCSIS
- a CDS encoding zinc-dependent alcohol dehydrogenase family protein, with the protein product MKTYVVESPNSAFREVKVPTPQPSSGQVLVKILASGVNPLDIKIRAGEGGHARQPLPAVLGLDMAGVVAEVGDAVTGFQPGDEVFGMVGGVGGLQGTLAEFVVADAMSLALKPKTLTMQQSAAMPLVTITAWEGLIDRANVHAGQNVLIHAGAGGVGYAAVQIALARGAKVFTTVSDDKRSIIEALGAIAIDRNASVNDYVAEHTSGEGFDIVYDTLGGPVLDASFLAVKRYTGHVVSCLGWGTHALAPLSFRAATYSGVFTLLPLLSGSGRANHGHILQQSAKFAEQGQLKPLLAEQRFGKDIAAAYDAVGRGSKGKVVLEL